The nucleotide window TCCATCTGCAGTGCATGCAAAACCGAAACCAGTCCCGTTGGAAAAAATATTTTAGAAAAACTGGTTGTGAATGCAGATATTGCAAAAGAAGAAAGAATTCCGATCTGTCAGGATACCGGATACGCAGTATTCTTTGTGGAAGTTGGACAGGAAGTATATGTAGAAGGCAATCTCACCGATGCCATTAACGAAGGTGTTCGCCAGGGTTATGTGGACGGTTACTTAAGAAAATCCGTTGTAGCGGATCCCTTAGATCGTGTGAACACGCAGGATAACACCCCTGCAATCATTCACTACGACATTGTTCCCGGTGATGCAATGAAAATCACCTTTGCACCCAAAGGATTCGGTAGCGAAAACATGAGTAAAATTGCAATGCTGCCTCCCTCCGCAGGTTATGACGGAGTGGTGAACGTGGTATTGGATGCAGTTCGCTCTGCAGGACCCAATCCTTGTCCTCCCATTGTGGTTGGCGTTTGTGTAGGTGGTGACTTTGAGCAGGCTGCAAAACTTTCCAAAGTGGCATTAACTCAGCCTATCGGCACCGTACCCCAGAAACCTTTGTATCAGAAAATGCAGAAAGAACTGATGGAAAAAATCAACAGCACCGATATTGGTCCTGCAGGTTTAGGCGGCAAAAACACCGCGTTGTGGGTAAACATTATTGACCATCCCACTCATATTGCAGGCATGCCCGTAGCGGTAAATATCTGTTGTCACGTTTCCCGTCATATCACAAAGGTTCTTTAATTCGTTTTGGAGTGAGCTGAAAGGTTCACTTTCCATAAAAAATAATAGCTCGGTTCGATCAGGAACCGAAGTTCACGGATTTTCCCTTCGAATCGGCTAAGACAAAGGAGAATCAGTATGAGAGTATTTTTTAACGAAAGAAAATTCCAGGCGAAAGACAGCTTTAAAGAAAAATTCGCAGCTAAGCTTTCTAAGTTCGACAAAATTTTTGACGATAACGCGGAAGCAACTGTGACCCTGTCTCTCATCAAAGATACCTACATTGTGGAGTTAACTATTTTCTATAAAGACACCATCTTCCGTGTGGAAGAGGCGGATGCCGACATCTGGACCGCAATGGATGAACTGATGGAAAATTTGAAAAAGCAAATCAGAAAGTATAAAACCAAAATCGAAAACAAAATTAAAAAGGAAGCCGCAATCCAGGAAACCTTTGAAGCTTTTGAAACCGATGAGGAAGAAAAAGATACCCTGTATTTGCCCGAAGAAACAGAGTTTACTGTTGCCCGTTCTAAGGTAATCTCCTTAAAGCCTATGTTTGTGGACGAAGCGATTTTGCAGATGAATCTGTTGGGACACAACTTCTTTGCATTCCGTAATGCGGAAAATGACGGAATCAGCATTGTGTATAAGCGTAAAGATGACAAATACGGCATCTTAGAAGTCGAATAGTAACGGCTCGATTAAAGGCGCCAAATGAACCAACCTCATCACTCGCCGTACACTCAGGTACGGCTTCGGATAACCCCTGCGGGTTCGGTTGTTCCGTTTTGCATCCTTTTCTCATCGCCTTATGATAGTGGCTCGATAAAATGTG belongs to Oscillospiraceae bacterium and includes:
- a CDS encoding fumarate hydratase, whose protein sequence is MKTILATDITKTVRQMCIDANTILPDDAYQSICSACKTETSPVGKNILEKLVVNADIAKEERIPICQDTGYAVFFVEVGQEVYVEGNLTDAINEGVRQGYVDGYLRKSVVADPLDRVNTQDNTPAIIHYDIVPGDAMKITFAPKGFGSENMSKIAMLPPSAGYDGVVNVVLDAVRSAGPNPCPPIVVGVCVGGDFEQAAKLSKVALTQPIGTVPQKPLYQKMQKELMEKINSTDIGPAGLGGKNTALWVNIIDHPTHIAGMPVAVNICCHVSRHITKVL
- the raiA gene encoding ribosome-associated translation inhibitor RaiA yields the protein MRVFFNERKFQAKDSFKEKFAAKLSKFDKIFDDNAEATVTLSLIKDTYIVELTIFYKDTIFRVEEADADIWTAMDELMENLKKQIRKYKTKIENKIKKEAAIQETFEAFETDEEEKDTLYLPEETEFTVARSKVISLKPMFVDEAILQMNLLGHNFFAFRNAENDGISIVYKRKDDKYGILEVE